One Bacillus sp. 1780r2a1 DNA segment encodes these proteins:
- the cmpA gene encoding cortex morphogenetic protein CmpA has product MPMWLQRQMQRAYLQKDCAQIRLLNQCWFFYRKNHSSMD; this is encoded by the coding sequence ATGCCGATGTGGTTACAAAGACAAATGCAGCGTGCTTACTTACAGAAAGATTGTGCACAAATTCGATTATTAAACCAATGCTGGTTTTTTTACCGTAAAAACCACTCTTCAATGGACTAA
- a CDS encoding SprT family protein, which translates to MENNELQQLVEEISMKFFQKPFFHKAYFNKRLRATGGRYLVHNSNIEINYGHYEEHGEEEVVNIIKHELCHYHLHLEGKGYRHRDRDFRKLMKEVNAPRFCQPLAKNIEKKQNSPIHLYQCTGCKIKYTRKRKIQLQKYRCGYCNGMLKKIE; encoded by the coding sequence ATGGAGAACAATGAATTGCAGCAATTAGTAGAAGAAATATCAATGAAGTTTTTCCAAAAACCTTTTTTCCATAAAGCTTATTTTAATAAACGTTTAAGAGCAACGGGTGGGAGGTATCTGGTTCATAACTCTAATATTGAAATCAACTATGGTCACTATGAAGAACATGGTGAAGAAGAAGTTGTTAATATTATTAAACATGAGCTATGTCATTACCATTTGCATTTAGAAGGTAAAGGATATCGACATCGGGATCGAGATTTCCGGAAATTAATGAAAGAAGTAAACGCTCCAAGATTTTGCCAACCGCTTGCGAAAAACATAGAAAAGAAGCAAAATAGTCCAATACATCTTTATCAGTGCACTGGTTGCAAGATTAAATATACGAGAAAGCGAAAGATTCAGCTACAAAAATATCGCTGCGGTTATTGTAATGGAATGTTAAAAAAAATAGAGTAA
- the tsaE gene encoding tRNA (adenosine(37)-N6)-threonylcarbamoyltransferase complex ATPase subunit type 1 TsaE, which yields MKPLEEFVIQSASIEDTQKLANRLASLLAKGDVLLLEGDLGAGKTTFTKALAKGLEIKRNVNSPTFTIIKEYKDGRLPLYHMDVYRLGEEFEDLGFDEYFDGDGVTVVEWAHLIEEQLPEEFVQINIYHDTPKTRKLVCKAKGARYIDLCKELFNYENISN from the coding sequence ATGAAACCACTAGAAGAGTTTGTCATTCAATCTGCTTCTATTGAAGATACACAAAAGCTAGCGAACCGTCTGGCTTCGTTGTTAGCTAAAGGTGATGTTTTGTTACTAGAAGGAGATTTAGGAGCTGGTAAGACGACCTTTACCAAAGCCTTAGCAAAAGGCCTTGAAATTAAAAGAAACGTAAACAGCCCTACATTTACTATTATTAAAGAATATAAAGATGGACGATTGCCCCTGTATCATATGGATGTGTATCGTCTAGGAGAAGAGTTTGAAGATCTAGGCTTTGATGAGTATTTTGATGGTGATGGCGTTACCGTTGTTGAGTGGGCTCACTTAATTGAAGAGCAGCTACCGGAGGAATTTGTCCAGATTAATATTTACCATGATACGCCTAAAACACGTAAGCTTGTTTGTAAAGCCAAGGGCGCAAGATATATTGACCTATGTAAGGAGCTTTTTAATTATGAAAACATTAGCAATTGA
- the tsaB gene encoding tRNA (adenosine(37)-N6)-threonylcarbamoyltransferase complex dimerization subunit type 1 TsaB, with product MKTLAIDTSNFVMGVALVEENKVIGEVITNLKKNHSIRLMRAIESLLADCDTLPKELDKIVVAEGPGSYTGVRIGVTVAKTLAWTLNIPLVGVSSLEVLAANGRYFNGLISPLFDARRQQIFTGLYRFNNGEDLRKEEKDQLIINEQWAEKLKEYKEPILFIGNDVEVHKEVLTSVLGEQALFASVLQYNPRPSELAFLGMKKESTPVHAFVPNYIRLAEAEANWLKAQEAKHE from the coding sequence ATGAAAACATTAGCAATTGATACGTCAAACTTTGTAATGGGCGTCGCATTGGTTGAAGAGAATAAAGTAATTGGAGAAGTAATTACAAATTTAAAAAAGAATCATTCCATTCGCTTGATGAGAGCGATTGAATCATTGCTAGCAGATTGCGATACTTTACCAAAAGAATTAGATAAAATTGTAGTAGCGGAAGGGCCTGGTTCTTATACGGGTGTACGCATTGGGGTAACCGTCGCTAAAACACTTGCGTGGACGCTTAATATTCCTTTAGTTGGAGTATCGAGCCTTGAAGTGCTAGCTGCTAACGGCCGTTATTTTAATGGGCTTATCTCTCCGTTATTTGATGCACGTAGACAACAAATTTTCACGGGCTTATATCGTTTTAATAATGGAGAGGACTTACGTAAAGAAGAGAAAGACCAGCTTATTATTAATGAACAATGGGCTGAGAAATTGAAAGAATACAAAGAACCTATTTTATTTATTGGAAATGATGTTGAAGTGCATAAGGAAGTACTAACTAGCGTCTTAGGAGAACAAGCACTCTTTGCATCTGTTTTACAATACAATCCTCGTCCAAGTGAGTTAGCATTTTTAGGTATGAAAAAGGAATCAACACCAGTCCATGCTTTTGTGCCTAATTATATTAGGCTAGCCGAGGCAGAAGCAAACTGGCTAAAAGCACAAGAAGCGAAACATGAGTGA
- the rimI gene encoding ribosomal protein S18-alanine N-acetyltransferase, giving the protein MTTTVKFRLMKVEDIDQVVEIEKQAFATPWSKEAFYNELTANQFSTYLVMEIDEQIIGYCGTWIVIDEAHITNIAILPKYRGKRLGYALLKAAMDVVKQLGALSMTLEVRTSNHIAQSLYKKLGFEAGGIRKNYYSDNNEDALVMWVKL; this is encoded by the coding sequence ATGACTACGACAGTAAAGTTTCGTTTAATGAAGGTTGAAGATATTGATCAAGTTGTTGAAATTGAAAAACAGGCGTTTGCGACACCTTGGAGCAAAGAGGCCTTTTATAATGAATTAACTGCCAATCAATTCTCTACCTACCTTGTGATGGAAATAGATGAACAAATTATTGGATATTGTGGGACTTGGATTGTAATTGATGAAGCGCATATTACTAATATTGCTATACTTCCTAAGTATAGAGGAAAAAGATTGGGATATGCTTTGCTTAAAGCTGCGATGGATGTTGTGAAACAGCTAGGCGCACTTTCAATGACGCTAGAAGTAAGAACGTCAAATCATATTGCACAGTCATTGTACAAAAAGCTAGGCTTTGAGGCTGGCGGTATACGAAAAAATTATTATTCTGATAACAATGAAGATGCATTAGTTATGTGGGTGAAATTATGA
- the tsaD gene encoding tRNA (adenosine(37)-N6)-threonylcarbamoyltransferase complex transferase subunit TsaD, with protein sequence MGEIMKKENEVILAIETSCDETAVAIIRGGTEIIANVVASQIESHKRFGGVVPEIASRHHVEQITIVVEEALNQSSMTFDDIDAVAVTEGPGLVGALLIGVNAAKALAFAHQKPLIPVHHIAGHIYANQLITPLKFPLLALVVSGGHTELVYMKEHGHFEVIGETRDDAAGEAYDKVARTLQLPYPGGPHIDRLAQEGEPLIDLPRAWLEDGSYDFSFSGLKSAVINTVHNAKQKGENINPKILAASFQASVVDVLVTKTEKAVQEYKVNQLLLAGGVAANKGLREALQQRFEKYDDVELVIPPLSLCTDNAAMIGAAASILYRKDRRATMALNANPGLVLE encoded by the coding sequence GTGGGTGAAATTATGAAAAAAGAAAATGAAGTAATATTAGCAATAGAAACAAGTTGTGACGAAACGGCTGTTGCCATTATTCGAGGTGGCACAGAAATTATTGCAAACGTAGTAGCCTCTCAAATTGAAAGCCATAAACGATTTGGAGGAGTTGTACCTGAGATTGCTTCTAGGCATCATGTTGAACAAATTACAATAGTTGTAGAAGAAGCTCTAAATCAATCTAGTATGACATTTGATGATATTGATGCAGTCGCGGTAACAGAAGGACCTGGTTTAGTTGGAGCATTATTAATTGGTGTCAATGCAGCAAAGGCATTAGCTTTTGCTCATCAAAAACCCTTAATTCCTGTACATCATATTGCAGGACATATTTATGCAAATCAACTCATTACGCCATTGAAATTTCCATTACTAGCATTAGTTGTTTCCGGTGGACATACAGAGCTTGTTTACATGAAAGAGCACGGCCATTTTGAAGTGATTGGTGAAACAAGAGATGATGCAGCCGGTGAAGCATATGATAAAGTGGCACGTACGCTACAGCTACCATATCCAGGCGGTCCTCATATTGATCGTCTAGCTCAAGAAGGTGAACCTTTAATTGACTTACCCCGTGCTTGGTTAGAAGATGGATCATACGATTTTAGTTTTAGTGGTTTGAAATCAGCAGTTATCAACACTGTGCATAACGCAAAACAAAAAGGTGAAAATATTAATCCAAAAATATTAGCAGCTAGTTTTCAAGCTAGCGTAGTTGATGTTTTGGTAACAAAAACGGAAAAAGCTGTTCAAGAATACAAAGTAAATCAACTGCTCTTAGCGGGTGGAGTAGCTGCGAATAAAGGGTTGCGAGAGGCTCTACAGCAACGATTTGAAAAGTATGATGATGTAGAGTTAGTGATTCCACCACTATCTTTATGTACGGATAACGCTGCTATGATTGGAGCAGCAGCCAGCATTTTATATCGTAAAGATAGACGAGCAACGATGGCATTAAATGCGAATCCTGGGTTAGTGTTAGAATAG
- a CDS encoding ABC-F family ATP-binding cassette domain-containing protein — MIILQLNGITKYYGADPILSNIKLEVQSKDRIALVGRNGAGKSTLLKIISGELSYDSGEIMKPKETTIDYMGQDTVLESTLSIWDEMLTVFKPLQRMEKELRKLEEKMGDPSYQHDSINYEKLLKEYDQLQISFKDLGGYQYEADIRSILHGFRFSNFDYSTPISTLSGGQKTRLALAKLLLTKPDLLILDEPTNHLDIETLAWLEQFLQNYDGAILIVSHDRYFLDKVVTQVYEVSQKTTYKYPGNYSNYLTQKAERYEREMKQFEKQQDEVAKLNDFIQRNIARASTTKRAQSRRKQLERMELMDRPNDGEKGANFSFDIERQSGNEVLKADNLSIGYEENQFIVKNINLRATRQDSIALVGPNGIGKSTLLKGLMNKLPFVSGEIQFGSNVAVGYYDQEQANLTSNKTVLNELWDDYPTTTEKEIRTVLGNFLFSGDDVLKIVSTLSGGEKARLALAKLMMQKANFLILDEPTNHLDLDSKQVLENALISYPGTLLFVSHDRYFINRVTNKVIELSAEGTTEFLGDYDYYVEKKAEMEERRELEAANMAEELSVGKSVKTSYIQDKEQKKLLRQRKRRIEEIEERIAEVEAQLEQNEELLCDPVIYQNHEESQRLNSENQTFQQELSTLMEEWEELQLIIEES, encoded by the coding sequence ATGATTATTCTACAGTTAAACGGAATTACGAAATATTACGGGGCAGACCCGATTTTATCAAATATAAAACTTGAAGTTCAATCTAAAGACCGCATTGCACTGGTTGGTCGAAACGGAGCAGGTAAATCAACGCTTTTAAAAATTATTTCTGGTGAACTTTCCTACGACAGTGGAGAGATTATGAAACCAAAAGAAACAACGATTGACTACATGGGACAAGATACGGTGTTAGAATCCACTTTATCTATTTGGGACGAAATGTTAACCGTCTTCAAGCCTTTGCAAAGAATGGAGAAAGAACTAAGAAAGCTTGAAGAAAAAATGGGGGATCCTTCTTATCAGCACGATTCTATTAACTATGAAAAGCTCTTAAAGGAATACGATCAGCTTCAAATTTCCTTTAAAGATCTAGGTGGATACCAATATGAAGCTGATATTCGTTCAATACTACACGGATTTCGCTTTTCAAACTTCGACTATTCCACCCCAATTTCTACACTAAGCGGTGGCCAAAAAACGCGACTGGCTTTAGCTAAACTGTTATTAACTAAACCTGATTTATTAATTCTGGATGAGCCTACCAACCACCTTGACATTGAAACATTGGCTTGGTTAGAGCAATTTTTACAAAACTACGATGGTGCTATCCTAATTGTATCGCATGATCGCTACTTCCTTGATAAAGTGGTTACACAAGTCTATGAAGTAAGTCAAAAAACCACTTATAAGTATCCTGGTAACTACTCAAATTATTTAACACAAAAAGCTGAACGCTACGAGCGTGAAATGAAACAATTTGAAAAACAGCAGGATGAAGTAGCAAAACTTAATGATTTCATTCAGAGAAATATCGCTAGAGCTTCAACAACAAAGCGAGCTCAGAGCAGACGTAAACAGCTAGAACGTATGGAGCTAATGGATCGGCCAAACGATGGTGAGAAAGGTGCAAACTTTTCCTTTGACATTGAGCGGCAAAGTGGAAATGAAGTACTAAAAGCTGACAATCTCTCCATTGGATATGAAGAGAATCAGTTTATTGTAAAAAACATTAACCTTCGTGCTACTCGTCAGGATAGCATTGCCTTGGTAGGTCCAAACGGGATCGGTAAATCCACTCTGTTAAAAGGCTTAATGAATAAACTTCCTTTTGTTTCAGGAGAAATCCAATTTGGTTCTAACGTAGCAGTAGGCTATTATGATCAAGAACAAGCAAATTTGACGTCTAACAAAACTGTACTCAATGAATTATGGGACGACTATCCTACTACTACTGAAAAAGAAATTCGGACTGTGCTCGGTAATTTTTTATTTTCAGGTGACGATGTCTTAAAGATTGTTTCCACATTAAGCGGTGGAGAAAAAGCAAGACTCGCTTTAGCAAAACTGATGATGCAAAAAGCAAACTTTCTAATTCTAGATGAACCTACCAACCACCTTGACCTAGATAGTAAACAAGTATTGGAGAATGCATTAATCTCTTATCCAGGTACACTTTTATTTGTTTCCCATGACCGTTACTTTATCAACAGAGTTACCAACAAGGTTATCGAATTGTCTGCAGAGGGCACAACAGAGTTTTTAGGAGACTATGACTACTACGTTGAGAAAAAAGCAGAAATGGAAGAACGAAGAGAGCTTGAAGCAGCAAACATGGCTGAAGAGTTATCTGTAGGGAAAAGTGTCAAAACATCATATATACAAGATAAGGAACAAAAAAAGCTTCTAAGGCAGCGAAAAAGAAGAATTGAAGAGATCGAGGAACGCATTGCTGAAGTAGAAGCACAATTAGAGCAAAATGAAGAGCTTTTATGCGACCCAGTAATTTACCAAAATCATGAAGAATCTCAGCGTTTAAACAGTGAGAACCAAACTTTTCAACAAGAGTTATCCACATTAATGGAAGAGTGGGAAGAACTTCAGCTAATTATTGAGGAAAGCTAA
- a CDS encoding redox-sensing transcriptional repressor Rex, whose product MNTENLKIPQATAKRLPLYYRFIKNLHASGKQRVSSAELSEAVKVDSATIRRDFSYFGALGKKGYGYNVNYLLSFFRKTLDQDEVTKVALIGVGNLGTAFLNYNFIKNNNTKIEFAFDVIEDKVGTHVGDVPVYHLDKLEEHMTEDISVAILTVPATVAQQITDRLVKCGIKGILNFTPARLNVPSSIRLHHIDLAVELQSLVYFLKNYPENNI is encoded by the coding sequence ATGAATACAGAAAACTTAAAAATACCACAAGCTACAGCAAAGCGGTTGCCGCTATACTATCGTTTTATTAAAAATCTACATGCTTCTGGTAAGCAACGTGTATCGTCAGCAGAATTAAGCGAAGCAGTGAAAGTAGACTCCGCAACAATTCGTCGCGATTTTTCCTATTTTGGAGCCTTGGGTAAAAAGGGATATGGCTATAACGTCAATTATTTACTGAGCTTTTTTCGTAAAACATTAGATCAAGATGAGGTAACCAAAGTTGCTTTAATTGGCGTTGGTAATCTAGGAACAGCCTTTTTAAACTACAATTTTATTAAAAATAACAATACAAAGATTGAATTTGCTTTTGATGTTATTGAAGACAAGGTAGGCACTCACGTTGGAGACGTACCTGTTTACCATTTAGATAAGCTTGAAGAACATATGACGGAGGATATTTCCGTTGCAATTCTAACAGTTCCAGCTACAGTGGCACAGCAAATTACGGATCGCTTAGTTAAATGTGGGATTAAAGGTATTTTAAACTTTACGCCTGCACGCTTAAATGTGCCAAGTTCGATTCGTCTACATCATATTGATTTAGCCGTAGAGCTTCAGTCATTGGTTTACTTTTTGAAAAATTATCCTGAAAATAATATATAA
- a CDS encoding twin-arginine translocase TatA/TatE family subunit, which translates to MGLGAGSVILIVIFALLIFGPKKLPELGRAVGHTLREFKSATKGIMEDNEEEGKKKERNQ; encoded by the coding sequence ATGGGATTAGGTGCAGGTAGTGTTATCTTAATTGTAATTTTTGCATTGCTAATTTTTGGACCGAAGAAACTTCCAGAGCTTGGTCGAGCTGTAGGCCATACGTTAAGGGAGTTTAAAAGCGCCACTAAAGGAATAATGGAAGATAACGAAGAAGAGGGTAAGAAGAAAGAACGAAATCAATAG
- the tatC gene encoding twin-arginine translocase subunit TatC, with the protein MNEQEMSVYDHIGELRKRILIVVFFFFIATIGGFFLADRVIIYLQSADEASSLTMNAFKLTDPVKIYMQFAFVIGCVVSAPIALYQLWAFISPGLYDKERKVTLGYIPISIILFLTGISFAYFVLFPFVVEFMIRIADKLDVNQVIGINEYFSFLFQLTLPFGLLFQLPVVIMFLTRLGIVTPQFLSGIRKYAYFVLLVIAAFITPPELLSHLMVTIPLFILYEISIIISRISYRKMLKNRQEYEESVEMPSE; encoded by the coding sequence ATGAACGAACAAGAAATGTCTGTATATGATCATATTGGTGAACTGCGAAAACGGATTTTAATCGTCGTCTTTTTCTTTTTTATTGCTACAATCGGCGGTTTCTTCTTAGCAGACCGCGTCATTATTTATCTCCAATCAGCGGACGAGGCAAGCTCGTTAACAATGAATGCATTTAAATTGACGGACCCTGTTAAGATTTATATGCAGTTTGCGTTTGTCATCGGATGTGTTGTTTCTGCTCCTATTGCACTCTATCAATTATGGGCATTTATAAGTCCAGGGTTGTATGATAAAGAGCGAAAAGTAACTCTTGGATACATTCCAATTTCAATCATCTTATTTCTTACTGGTATTTCGTTTGCTTACTTTGTTCTCTTTCCTTTTGTGGTAGAGTTTATGATTCGAATAGCAGATAAGCTAGATGTTAACCAAGTTATTGGTATTAATGAATACTTTTCATTTTTATTTCAGCTTACACTACCGTTTGGTTTATTGTTTCAGTTACCTGTTGTCATTATGTTTTTAACAAGACTGGGTATTGTAACGCCACAGTTCCTAAGCGGTATCCGGAAGTATGCTTATTTTGTGCTATTAGTCATAGCGGCTTTTATTACACCTCCAGAATTGCTATCACATCTAATGGTTACAATTCCTTTATTTATCCTTTATGAAATTAGCATTATTATTTCTCGTATCTCTTATCGTAAAATGTTAAAAAATAGGCAGGAATATGAAGAATCTGTTGAAATGCCTTCTGAATAA
- a CDS encoding YdiK family protein, with amino-acid sequence MNNIPLTRGFIYLIMGILFTYLAILSVDTTVWTLPTILFALVAAFDFRFAIRIFSLHRKIKKLQEQYKKSNSNDSQK; translated from the coding sequence ATGAATAACATCCCTCTAACCAGAGGATTTATCTACTTAATTATGGGAATCCTCTTTACGTATTTAGCTATTTTAAGCGTCGATACCACCGTATGGACCTTGCCAACAATCTTATTTGCCTTAGTCGCTGCTTTTGACTTTCGCTTTGCCATTCGAATCTTTTCATTGCATCGCAAGATTAAAAAGCTTCAAGAGCAATATAAAAAGTCAAATAGCAATGATTCTCAGAAATAA
- a CDS encoding CPBP family intramembrane metalloprotease, whose protein sequence is MEKRYGYIVLTYIIMQFSGILGIPLLLSLGLFNDEPVRVARQLAMTYWTITSFSLALIIVLVLLKREMSMRHEHAGLPTAIFWSIFGIFLAMASQSVAAMIEMNLFGIEPGSENTEMILNLVKVTPLLIVVTSVIGPILEEIIFRKIIFGSLYRKYNFFISAFISSLIFAAVHWDFEHLLIYTAMGFVFAFLYARTKLIIVPIIAHVLMNTIVVLVQTIFADEIMEIQKQAEQLQFIIKGLGL, encoded by the coding sequence TTGGAAAAGCGCTATGGTTATATCGTACTGACTTATATCATCATGCAGTTTTCTGGAATTTTAGGCATTCCATTATTATTATCGCTTGGACTGTTTAATGACGAACCTGTTAGAGTAGCTAGACAGCTTGCAATGACTTACTGGACAATCACCAGCTTTAGCTTGGCTTTAATAATTGTACTTGTGTTGTTAAAGCGTGAAATGTCAATGAGGCATGAACATGCTGGCTTACCAACAGCTATCTTCTGGTCCATCTTTGGCATCTTTTTAGCAATGGCTTCTCAATCCGTAGCTGCCATGATTGAAATGAACTTATTTGGTATTGAACCCGGTTCTGAAAATACGGAAATGATCTTGAATTTAGTGAAAGTTACGCCTTTATTAATTGTTGTCACATCCGTTATTGGACCAATTTTAGAAGAGATTATCTTCCGCAAAATCATCTTTGGTTCTTTATATCGTAAATATAATTTCTTTATTTCAGCCTTTATTAGTTCGCTTATATTTGCAGCAGTCCATTGGGATTTTGAACATTTATTAATTTACACAGCTATGGGGTTTGTATTTGCGTTTTTATATGCAAGAACGAAGCTAATTATTGTTCCAATTATCGCTCATGTCTTAATGAACACGATCGTTGTATTAGTCCAAACAATTTTTGCTGATGAAATTATGGAAATTCAAAAGCAAGCTGAACAGCTACAATTTATTATTAAAGGACTTGGTTTATGA
- the groES gene encoding co-chaperone GroES, with protein sequence MLKPLGDRVVIELVKSEEKTASGIVLPDSAKEKPQEGKVVAVGTGRVLESGERVALEVAAGDRIIFSKYAGTEVKYEGTEYLLLRESDILAVIG encoded by the coding sequence TTGTTAAAGCCATTAGGTGATCGCGTAGTGATTGAACTTGTAAAATCTGAGGAAAAAACAGCAAGCGGTATCGTATTACCAGACAGCGCTAAAGAGAAACCACAAGAAGGTAAAGTTGTTGCTGTTGGTACAGGTCGAGTATTAGAAAGCGGTGAGCGTGTAGCATTAGAAGTAGCTGCAGGCGATCGTATTATCTTCTCAAAATATGCTGGTACTGAAGTGAAATACGAAGGTACTGAATACTTACTTTTACGCGAAAGCGACATTTTAGCTGTAATCGGCTAA
- the groL gene encoding chaperonin GroEL (60 kDa chaperone family; promotes refolding of misfolded polypeptides especially under stressful conditions; forms two stacked rings of heptamers to form a barrel-shaped 14mer; ends can be capped by GroES; misfolded proteins enter the barrel where they are refolded when GroES binds) has protein sequence MAKDIKFSEEARRSMLRGVDTLANAVKVTLGPKGRNVVLEKKFGSPLITNDGVTIAKEIELEDAFENMGAKLVAEVASKTNDVAGDGTTTATVLAQAMIREGLKNVTAGANPMGIRKGMEKAVAVAIEELKAISKPIQGKDSIAQVAAISAADEEVGQLIAEAMERVGNDGVITLEESKGFTTELEVVEGMQFDRGYASPYMVTDSDKMEAVLEDPYILITDKKIGNIQEILPVLEQVVQQGKPLLIIAEDVEGEALATLVVNKLRGTFTAVAVKAPGFGDRRKAMLQDVAILTGGEVITEELGLDLKSASIEQLGRASKVVVTKENTTVVNGAGNAEEILARVNQIKAQLEETTSEFDREKLQERLAKLAGGVAVIKVGAATETELKERKLRIEDALNSTRAAVEEGIVAGGGTALVNIYNKVAGIEAEGDVATGINIVLRAIEEPVRQIAHNAGLEGSVIVERLKGEAVGTGFNAATGEWVNMLDSGIVDPTKVTRSALQNASSVAAMFLTTEAVVADKPEENAAPAMPDMGGMGGMGGMM, from the coding sequence ATGGCAAAAGACATTAAGTTTAGCGAAGAAGCACGCCGCTCAATGCTACGTGGTGTAGATACATTAGCAAATGCTGTAAAAGTAACGCTTGGACCAAAAGGGCGTAACGTAGTACTAGAGAAAAAATTCGGTTCTCCATTAATTACAAATGACGGTGTAACAATTGCAAAAGAAATTGAATTAGAAGATGCATTCGAAAACATGGGTGCAAAATTAGTAGCAGAAGTTGCTAGCAAAACAAACGACGTTGCTGGTGACGGTACGACAACTGCAACAGTTTTAGCACAAGCAATGATTCGTGAAGGTCTTAAAAACGTAACGGCTGGTGCAAACCCAATGGGTATCCGTAAGGGTATGGAAAAAGCAGTAGCAGTAGCGATTGAAGAGCTAAAAGCAATCTCTAAACCAATTCAAGGTAAAGATTCAATTGCGCAAGTAGCGGCTATCTCAGCGGCTGACGAAGAAGTAGGTCAATTAATCGCTGAAGCAATGGAGCGCGTTGGTAACGACGGTGTTATCACGCTTGAAGAGTCTAAAGGTTTCACAACTGAATTAGAAGTTGTAGAAGGTATGCAATTTGATCGTGGATATGCATCTCCATACATGGTAACTGATTCAGACAAAATGGAAGCTGTATTAGAAGATCCATATATCTTAATCACAGATAAGAAAATTGGTAACATTCAAGAAATCTTACCAGTATTAGAGCAAGTTGTTCAACAAGGTAAGCCACTATTAATCATTGCTGAAGATGTAGAAGGTGAAGCATTAGCAACATTAGTTGTGAACAAACTTCGCGGTACATTCACAGCGGTAGCAGTTAAAGCTCCAGGCTTTGGTGACCGTCGTAAAGCAATGCTTCAAGACGTTGCGATTTTAACTGGTGGTGAAGTAATCACTGAAGAACTTGGTCTTGACTTAAAATCTGCAAGCATTGAGCAATTAGGTCGCGCTTCTAAAGTTGTGGTAACAAAAGAAAACACAACAGTTGTAAACGGCGCAGGCAACGCAGAAGAAATTTTAGCTCGCGTTAACCAAATCAAAGCTCAGCTTGAAGAAACAACTTCAGAGTTCGACCGCGAAAAATTACAAGAGCGCCTAGCGAAGCTTGCTGGTGGTGTTGCTGTAATTAAAGTTGGTGCAGCTACTGAAACAGAATTAAAAGAGCGTAAATTACGTATTGAAGATGCATTAAACTCTACTCGCGCTGCGGTTGAAGAAGGTATCGTAGCTGGTGGTGGTACTGCATTAGTAAATATCTACAATAAAGTTGCTGGAATCGAAGCTGAAGGCGACGTTGCAACAGGTATCAACATCGTATTACGTGCGATTGAAGAGCCTGTACGTCAAATCGCTCATAACGCAGGTCTAGAAGGATCAGTAATCGTTGAGCGTCTAAAGGGCGAAGCGGTTGGAACTGGATTCAACGCTGCAACTGGCGAATGGGTAAACATGCTTGATTCTGGTATCGTTGACCCAACAAAAGTAACGCGTTCAGCACTTCAAAACGCTTCTTCTGTAGCGGCTATGTTCTTAACAACTGAAGCAGTTGTTGCTGACAAGCCAGAAGAAAACGCAGCTCCTGCAATGCCTGATATGGGCGGTATGGGTGGAATGGGCGGCATGATGTAA